From a region of the Mycoplasma miroungigenitalium genome:
- a CDS encoding ABC transporter ATP-binding protein produces the protein MKKNNLTSLETLPLENDLLLDVENLRVDFKNGRKNFIRIVRGLDLKIKKGEIVGLVGESGSGKSVTSKALINVNEGAYFVSDKMQIDNLDLTKITNEKQWQGIRGHYIGYIPQDPLTSLNPTRKIGKQLLDALDLNSEWSTKPYTEKRKYLIGLLSEFGIANAEEIFDRYPHTLSGGMKQRVVITMVVALKPKLIIADEPTTALDPTVQASVLALFERIRQTMNISIILISHNISVVAKFCDYIYVMYAGRIVERGTRKDIFTDPRHPYTWALISAIPENSLDRLYSIKGTPPDMANLPLGDPFAPRNEYALEIDFHKEPPLLPVKKRHAAATWLLHPDAPKVELPKDLLIRLESFRKVFTEDEEK, from the coding sequence ATGAAAAAAAATAATTTAACTTCACTTGAAACTCTTCCTTTAGAAAACGACTTGCTTTTGGACGTGGAAAATTTAAGAGTTGACTTTAAAAACGGACGTAAAAACTTTATTAGAATCGTTCGTGGACTTGATTTAAAAATTAAAAAAGGTGAAATCGTTGGTTTAGTTGGCGAGTCTGGTTCGGGCAAATCAGTAACTTCAAAAGCTTTAATTAACGTTAATGAAGGCGCCTACTTTGTATCGGATAAAATGCAAATTGATAATTTAGATTTGACCAAAATAACAAACGAAAAACAATGACAGGGAATAAGAGGACATTATATTGGTTATATTCCTCAAGACCCTCTTACTTCTTTAAACCCTACTCGTAAAATTGGAAAACAATTATTAGACGCTTTGGATTTAAATAGTGAATGAAGCACAAAACCTTATACTGAAAAACGTAAATATTTAATCGGTTTACTGAGCGAATTTGGTATTGCTAACGCCGAAGAAATATTTGACCGTTACCCTCATACCTTGTCAGGAGGAATGAAGCAAAGGGTTGTTATTACAATGGTTGTTGCCTTAAAACCAAAACTAATAATTGCTGATGAGCCTACAACAGCATTAGACCCAACTGTTCAAGCATCGGTGTTGGCATTATTCGAACGTATCCGTCAAACGATGAATATTTCAATTATTTTAATTAGTCATAACATTAGTGTTGTTGCTAAGTTCTGTGATTATATTTATGTAATGTATGCGGGCAGAATTGTTGAAAGAGGAACTAGAAAAGATATCTTTACCGACCCCCGTCATCCTTATACGTGAGCCCTTATATCTGCTATTCCAGAAAATTCACTAGACCGATTATATTCAATCAAAGGTACACCTCCAGATATGGCTAATTTACCGCTCGGAGATCCGTTCGCACCTAGAAATGAATATGCCTTGGAAATTGATTTCCATAAAGAACCCCCTTTGTTACCGGTGAAAAAACGTCATGCTGCCGCAACATGATTGCTACACCCTGACGCCCCAAAAGTTGAACTTCCTAAAGATTTATTAATTAGATTAGAAAGTTTCAGAAAGGTATTTACTGAAGATGAAGAAAAATAA